A segment of the Lolium perenne isolate Kyuss_39 chromosome 3, Kyuss_2.0, whole genome shotgun sequence genome:
GACATGTAAAAGACAACAATGTTAGTATACATCAATTCTCCACGGAAAAGAAGATCAAAGGAAGAGAAAGTAATCATACATCAAAGGGCCAAGCGGGAGCCACACAACATCCCATCGGATCCTTGGTAACCTGCAGCGCACAAGAAACAACAATCTTAATAACTGAATAACAAGCCCTACATGTTGCTGGTCGGTATCGGTCAAGGCTAGAGTAGCACTAGCCAGATATGCAACATTTTGACATGACAAGGATAGAGGAGTTGTTTGTAGGATTACATACTTCAAGAGGTAGTATGTCCAGAAGATGGAAACTGCCATGCCGACATACAATGAATACCACATCCACCTCTTGGAAGAATTCGATTCTTGTAGTAGCCCCTTAACTGCTAATAAGCATCCAAGGGCAGCTATCCAATCTGCAATATTCATCATGATCAAATATGAATTAATGAATAGATGTTAAAATTCCAGATGTTTGGGAATAAAATGAGAAGGAAGCCTACAAGCTACAGGAATACAGGAATGATAATGATGATTGTAAAGGCACGCTGACATACATCTCTCATGTTGTCGTCATTTCTCAAAATCACCTTATTAAAACCTCAATCAAAAAGGTAAGAAAGTATCTGAGAGTTAATTATATTGGTGGCAATGACCAGGGAAGCCCCTGCTGATGCAGGAAACTAATATACTGTAGGACATATGATCCAGAAAGCTTCCACAAATGTGCCATAAATGTTAGCACCTTAAACAAGAACGAACTTGACAGTTTAGAGTTTAAAAGTTATATACAAGTAACATGCAAACTATGTAAGCTGTTGCAAATTTTGTATGTACAACTATGTCTTGCAACAGTGACTTGTTTACGTTACCAACTGTAAATATTCAGTAACCCCGTTACCTGAAAATATGACCATCGGTGAAGGCAAATCTTCCATAAAGTAAGCATGGTATCGCTGTTCATTTGTAAGCAATGAGTCAGATAACTAGGAAATGAAGATATTATCATTAAATTCAATTCAATGATACATGTAACCACTATTGGGGAGATTATGATGGTGAAGCACTTAAGTTGTACTAGTGAATGTTTCGGAATCTATAAGAAAATTACACAGCTCTTACATGTCTTGATAAGAAAACTCTGCTACTTCAATGGGCAAAACTCGACTATCAGCTATGGGCACTAATCCACCGAAAACTGGTTTTCAATGCGCACATCCCAATGTCAATGCCAAACTCTAGAGAAATTGAAATGGCATCGGACAATGGATGCAATCAATGATAAACAGAAAATACCATGAATTAATTAAGAATCAAAAGGGCGGCTACAAGCAACAAACCAGTTCCCAGGGAGACCAGGCATGGTGGAAGCTGGAGTAGACGAGGAAGGCGGCGTAGCCGAGGAGGAACCCCGCAAAGACGCGCTGCACAGGCAAGAAATGACGATCGAGGGTGAGCACCAAATCGAACTTAATCGAACCGTCCCCCATCGCAGGACTTCCAAACCCTAAGCCGAATGGATCGGGAATTGGCGGTGGCACGCACCCTCCAACGGCGGCTGTGGTGCGCCTGCTTCTGCTCCAGCGACCGGACCAGCTCCTCCTGCTCTGCGTGCAGATCAAAACGACAGCCAAGCAACAACGAAAGGGGGCTCAGTGAATCGGCGGTGGCTGAAACCCGAGCACAGAAGGGTGAGGGGAAACGAGATGCGTACACAGCACGTACCTTGGGTGTCCATGGGGACGAGGTCGTCGGCGTCGTCGCTGCCGTCGCGCCGCTTCCACCATCtcctcgtcgccgtcgtcgtcatcCTCTGACCTGAAATCGGTAGAGTACGGGGGGACACGCTTTCAGTTTTGGAAATGTGAACTTTGTCGAATCGTTTCGGTCCCACACTTACACGTGAGGCCTCGTTCGGTAGGCTTGGATCAGCGTGTTTTATTCCAAGTGTTTTGGGTGACTGCAGCGTGGATTAACCTGTTTTTTTGGAgattagcactcatatttcgaaatttagatAGTCTTTATGCTACTCCCAAAtactcttttgttggataacaaacaccattcattgtgtaggactgcaaaagcacacctcaagccggagtaaacaagctccacaacttcataaaggaaacacacacgatgcgcacactgtcaccatcacaccgtggagagtaactccggagttcatattaaagtaacctctagagtgcataatagacaagagcaacatctacatattcaactagattacaaagctcatgatcatataaagatcacaccatgggagagatagatgaaccacatagctaccggtagagccctcagcctcgggggagaactactccctcctcatcatgggagacagcaacggcgatgaagatggcgatggagtcgatggagatggattctaggggcacttccccgtctcggcggcgtgccggaacagagacttctgtcccccgaacttggctttgcgatggcggcggctacgtaacttttcgtggaggaagaccgatcgtcctagggttttcgcatctgggagagtatataggcggaagggcggcctcggaggagtcccgaggggcccaccccacatggcggcgcggctaggggtgggccgcgcccccctatggtgtgggagcCCCTTggccccctctggcccttctctggctctctgggtccgtctcggcaaaatatcgacttctgtcttcgtggggtccaattccgagaatatttcctgtgtagaatttctgaaaccaaaaacagcagaaaacaggaactggcacttcggcaacttgttaataggttagtcccgaaaaatgataaaaatgatataaagtgtatataaaacatgtagcaattggtataatataagcatggaacatcagaaattataaatacgttggagacgtatcaagcatccccaagcttagttcctactcgccctcgagtaggtaaaaataaaaagaataatttctgaagtgacatgttaccaacataatcttgatcaataccatgtaaagcatatgagatgaatgaagtgactcaaagcaatagtctatagtttactaacaaatagataatgactaaacaactgaatcatatagcaaagacttttcatgaatagtactttcaagacaagcataaaaagtattgcataagagttaactcataaagcaatagattcttaatagaaggttttgaagcaacacaaaggaagatttaagtttcagcaattgctttcaactttcaacatgtatatctcatggataattgtcaacacaaagtaatatgatgagtgcaataagcaagcatgtaagaatcaatgcacacagttgacacaagtgtttgcttctaagatagaaagaagtaggtaaactgactcaacataaagtaaaagaaatgcccttcgcagagggaagcagggattaaatcatgtgctagagcttttcaagttttgaaatcatatagagagcataaaagtaaagttttgagaggtgtttgttgttgtcaacgaatggtagtgggtactctaaccccttcgtcaaacagactttcaaagagcagctcccatgaaggacgttatctctactagcaaggtagatcatccctcttctcttttgtttacacatgtactttagttttatttagagatgacactcctcccaacctttttctttcacaagccatggctatctgaatcctcgggtgccttccaacattgcacataccatggaggagtgtctatttgcaaaattaagttgcttactgatgaatcggggcaaaacatgtgaagagaattattaatgaaagttaattaattgggcctgggaaccccgttgccagctctttttgcaaaattattggataagcggatgaagccactagtccattggtgaaagtctgcccaacaagattgaaaaataaaataccacatacttcctcatgagctataaaacattgacacaaataagagataataacttttgaattgtttaaaggtagcacatgaagtatttacttggaatggcagaaaaaataccatatagtaggtagttatggtggacacaaatggcataggttttggctcaaggttttggatgcacgagaagtattccctctcagtacaaggctttggctagcaaggttgtttgaagcaaacacaagtatgaaccggtacaacaaaacttacataagaacatattgcaagcattataagactctacactgtcttccttgttgctcaaacacttttaccagaaaatatctagaccttagagagaccaatcatgcaaaccaaatttcaactctacggtagttctccactaataggtttaaactacatgatgcaagagcttaaacatgatctacttgagagctcaaaacaattgccaagtatcaaattattcaagacaatataccaactaccacatgaagcattttctgtttccaaccaaatagcaagaaactctcaaaacaaatataagtgaagtaagagagtactttctataaaataactactagctctgaacaagagatacatgaaaaccaagagctagaagctacacagtgcgaaaactgaatactcaacaaatataagtgaagaataggagtattcaaatgaaaaagtggagcgtgtctctctccaaacaagatagataggatccaatttattcagagaactaagataacaaaacgaaaataaaagcacacatacgctcaagtaaagcacataagatgtgacggaattaaaatatagtttcactagaggtgacctgataagttattgatgaagaaggggatgtcttgggcatccccaagcttagacacttgagtcttcttgaaatatgcagggatgaaccacgggggcatccccaagcttagacttttcactcttcttgatcatattatatcatcctcctctcttgatccttgaaaacttcctccacaccagactcaaaacaatctcattagagggttagtgcataatcaaaaattcacatgttcagcaaggacacaatcattcccaacacttctggacattacccaaggttactgaaatttaatggagcaaagaaacccactcaaacaaagtaaaagaggcaatgcgaaataaaaggcagaatctgtcaaaacagaacagtccgtaaagaagaattttttcgaggcacttaacatgctcagatggaaaatctccagttgaatgaaagtttcatacatatctgaggattactcatgaattttgtcaagatttttagatttttctacagagagaacaactcaaattcgtgacagctaaaaatttgttcctgcgcagaaatctaaatctagtatcaactttctatcaaaaactttacttggcacaaaaacaaaataaacatgataaggagaggttgctacagtactaacaacttccaagacacaacaaaacagtagcaaaataaaaacatgggttatctcccaagaagtgatttctttatagccattaagatgggctcagtaattttaatgacgcTCTCGCAAGTaacaagagttgaagcaaaagagagcatcaaaagcaaataagaaacgcttttaagtctaacccacttcctatgaaaaggaatcttgtaaataaacaagtcatgtaagcataatgcaataggcataggaaaacaagacaagcgcaacttcaagattttcagcaaaaagagaggtgttttagtaacatgaaaatccctacaaccatattgtcctctctcatcaagattttcagtagcatcatgaacaaactcaacaatataactatcacatgaaacattcttatcatgatctacatgcataaaattataactctccacataagcatagtcattactattaattgtagtgggagcaaattcaataaaatagctatcattattattctcatcaccataatcatcatatataggaagcaaagtatcgtcaaagtaaattttctcctccatgcttgggggactaaaaatatcatggttcatatgcataaatgtatcattatttttggcataagaaaaactcttctcattaatagtaattggagcaggatcattatcaagaatttgaacatggtaaacaagttgcatactaagggaatggtttttggcaatcccatcataactatgacaagtttcattaggataattataacctgtgtCATAGCCATGTCTATAACGATTATCTAAGCCCGAAGATATAATATCATCATTTGAGGGAACATGGATAGTGCTAacatcattactttcataatcggtaccaaaaagattttcagtatcaaaagtagtgtgctcttccaaatcatgatcactaatataggtaaagggcatatgaagatcattgtactcagattcgttatcataataatcattaggagcaacatacttacggttacctatcgttatctcatacacgcggggatatgccgttacctctttctttttattcccccttttcttcttcttcttcttcttcttcttcttcttcttcttcttcgttcccttcttcttcttcttcttcttcttttcccctttaggaggaagaggcttgaaaggaagcttctccacataacctggtttgttattagaaacaatagaagaaacttgggaggatacctctctttcattaataagaacaaaacacatattagtcatgtcatattttggtaaagtcccatcctttataacaccttgtatgtaggtgttggcatggcaattattgacacaatagagataacatccatgcaacacactattcatatcaagatcactcatatctaacaaagaaatttttcttgataactcttcacaccccaaaaataaagtaagttcatcatgctgattaggagtgatcatgttatcacaatatagacttgaagtactcattaaatttgaaatactatcatcatgaccagaacattgaatattaaaatgacccacttcatagcaaaattcacaaataaacggatggaggtcacaaactttttcaccaagatcatctagatccctagaccactttctagtttttttcattcctatgatggatacaatatccatcttcgatttgattaattccacaaggtctatgcattccacaaaaattaacatgcttataagaaatagtattttcagaagtttgggcatgtttattgcaattattaacaacaatttcattttccatgcaagtgtctttaaaaggttcatgatacatgtaccaattttctttaggaacattaatatgagaagcaaaggctctatagcaatcgatcataatttgaggatcaagaccatatttagcactaagctcttgaaaatcagcagtttgagcgaaagacttaatgcaatcatactcgtagtttatacctgattctttacctttgttgttctcccaatcttcagtattgctttgaattcttccaagaagatcccatctagcttcaacctccttgcttgtgaaagatccctccaaacaggcatctagatagtccttgtggtgtcctgaaagtcttgcataaaaattattaataataacattacgggggagctcatgaatgggacatttgagcattagtgacttcaatctcccccatgcttgagaaatactctctccaacacgaggataaaagttataaatgtaattcctatcaacatgcacttcatgaggaggataaaatttagaataaaagagaggtacaatttcctcccaaccaatagatcgaccattctttagcatcttataccattccgcagctctgcccttcagagatatagagaatagcttcctcttaacttggtcctttgaaatacctgcactctCAAACAACTCggataattcatgtataaagagtaaatgatcactaggatggacagtcccatctccaaaatagcaattgttcatagcaagttcaacaattttcataggtatcttgaaaggaatactttcagtaggtggatttaaaatatcacaagcatcattagagttatcgcatatggagataaagtattatcagagcaaattttctcccctaaagctgggaagctaaaaagatcataaaaactagcttccccaagcttagacttttccatagcattagcagtaattgcgttcatactaatagcattgctactagcatgcaaataaggttccataggttttttaattttcgcatcaaacaattcatgtcttaactcaggaaaaagattaaaaagctcactaaattttttgttgttttccattatgcctaactagtgaaaaataaaaacaagaaacaaaaagatataattgcagaatctataggaaatagcttcgagcactcacacaccggcaacagtgctaggaaatagcttagtagtcggaggatgtgaataccttttaccttacctccccggcaacggcgccagaaaatagcttgatgtctacgcacgcttctattcctgtagacagtgttgggcatccaagagcagaggtttgtataacagcagcaagtttcccttaagtgaatcacccaaggtttatcgaactcaggaaggtagaggtcaaagatatccctctcaagcaaccctgcaattaagatacaagaagcctcttgtgtccccaacacacctaatacacttgtcagatgtataggtgcactagttcggcgaagagatagtgaaatacaagtagtatggatgattataagtagtaattgcaatctgaaataaaaatggcagcaagcgaacatgtagcagaattgttggaaacggtgtttcaatgcttagaaacaaggcctagggatcatactttcactagtggacactctcaacaatgatcacataattgaataaataaatgctactctcaaacactctcatgttagataacaaacaccattcattgtgtagggctgcaaaagcacacctcaagccggagtaaacaagcttgatacgtctcaaacgtatctataatttcttatgttccatgctactttattgatgatactcacatgttttatacatactttatgtcatatttatgcattttccggcactaacctattgacaagatgctgaagagccagttgttgttttctgctgtttttggtttcagaaatcctacaaaggaaatattctcggaattggacgaaatcaacgcccagggtcttatttttccacgaagcttccagaagaccgaaagggaaatgaagtggggcgacgaggcgccgacacaacagggcggcgcggcccaggccttggccgcgcggccctggcgtgtggggccctcgtgacgcccctaaacctacccttccgcctacatatagccttcgtcgagaaaaccccagtacagagagccacgatacggaaaaccttccagagacgccgccgccgccaatcccatctcgggggattcaggagatcgcctccggcaccctgccggagaggggaatcatctcccggaggactcttcatcgccatgatcgcctccggagtgatgtgtgagtagttcacccctggactatgggtccatggcagtagctagatggttgtcttctcctcatgtgctatcattgttcgatcttgtgagccgcctaacatgatcaagatcatctatttgtaatgctacatgttgcgtttgttgggatccgatgaatatggaatactatgttatgttgattatcaatctatcatctatgtgttgtttatgatcttgcatgctctccgttattagtagaggctctggccaagtcgttacttgtaactccaagagggagtatttatgctcgatagtgggttcatgcctccattaaatctgggacagtgacagaaagttctaaggttgtggatgtgctgttgccactagggataaaacatcaatgctttgtctaaggatatttgtgttgattacattacgcaccatacttaatgcaattgtctattgtttgcaacttaatactggaaggggtgcggatgctaacccggaggtggactttttaggcatagatgcatgttggatagcggtctatgtactttgtcgtaatgcccaattaaatctcacactactcatcataatatgtatatgcattgtcatgccatctttatttgtcaatttcccaactgtaatttgttcacccaacatgctatttatcttatggagagacaccactagtgaactgtggaccccggtccatctttacatcgaatacaatctactgcaatacttgttcttactgttctctgcaaacatcatcatccacactatacatctaatcctttgttacagcaagccggtgagattgacaacctcactgtcacgttggggcaaagtattttggttgtgttgtgcaggttccacgttggcgccggaatccctagtgttgcgccacactacactccgccaccatcaaccttcaacgtgcttcttgactcctactggttcgataaaccttggtttcctactgagggaaacttactgctgtacgcatcacaccttccacttggggttcccaacggtcgcgtgctgtacgcgtgccaagctaaatttctggcgccgttgccggggagatcaagacacgctgcaaggggagtctccacttccaatctctttaatttgtttttgtcttgctttattttatttacttctttgtttgctgcattatatcaaaatacaaaaaaaattagttacttgcattactttatttactatcttgtttgcgttctccatattaaaaacacaaaaaaaaattagttacttgcttttactttatctagtttgctttatttactattgctaaaatgggtacccctaaaaatactaagttgtgtgacttcacaaacacaaataataatgatttcttatgcacacctattgctccacctgctactacagcagaattatttgaaattaaacctgctttactaaatcttgttatgagagagcaattttctggtgttagttctgatgatgctgctgcccatcttaataattttgttgaactatgtgaaatgcaaaagtataaagatgtagatggtgacattataaaattaaaattgtttcctttctcattaagaggaagagctaaagattggttgctatctttgcctaagaatagtattgattcatggactaaatgtaaggatgctttcattggtagatattatcctcctgctaaaattatatctttgagaagtagcataatgaattttaagcaattggataatgagcatgttgcccaagcatgggaaagaatgaaatctttggttaaaaattgcccaacccatgggctgactacttggatgatcatccaaaccttttatgcaggattgaatttttcttcgtggaacctattggattcagctactggaggtacttttatgtccatcactctaggcgccgcaacaaagcttcttgataatatgatgattaattactctgagtggcacacggaaagagctccacaaggtaagaaggtaaattctgttgaagaaacctcctccttgactgataagattgatgctattatgtctatgcttgtgaatggtaggacaaattttgatcctaataatgttttttttagcttcattggttgcccaataagaacatgttgatgtgaacttcattaaaaataataatttcaacaacaatgcctatcggaataattctagtaacaactataggccatatccttctaataatggtaacggttatggtaattcttatgggaattcttacaacaataatagaaatgtaccctctggtcttgaagccatgcttaaagaatttattagtacacaaaccgcttttaacaaatctgttgaagaaaagcttggcaaaattgatattcttgcttctaaagttgatagtcttgctgctgatgttgatcttttaaaattgaaagttatgcctaatgaagataaagatattaagtcatttgctacagcaaacaccatccaattcgaattaatgagaatattagattgatggccgaattgcgtgctaggtgggaaaaagaagaagatgctaaagataatgtagctaaagtttggactattaccaccactagtaatgctaatgattcacatgttgctacacctcctactatcaatggtaaataattggtgttggcaatgtttctactcctaatgcaaagcttgcaaaactgcctgaaactgttaaaactgctgaaactgcttgtgataaaactgctgaatttttttcacaTATTGGGGACAACGAtctcattgctttagatcataatggtttagattttgatgattgtcacatctctgaagttataaagttcttacaaaaacttgctaaaagtcttaatactagtgctataaatttggcctttacgaaacatattacaaatgctctcataaaagctagagaagagaaactaaatcgtgaaacttctattcctaggaagttagaagatggttgggagcccatcattaagatgaaggtcaatgattttgattgtaatgctttatgtgatattggtgcaagtatttccgttatgcctaggaaaatctatgatatgcttgacttgccaccattgaaaaattgttatttggatgttaatcttgctgataattctacaaagaaacctttggggaggattgataatgttcacattacggttaacaataaccttgtccccgttgattttgttgtgttggatattgaatgcaatgcatcttgtcccattatattgggaagaccttttcttcgaactgttggtgctattattgatatgaaggaaggtaatattaaatatcaatttcctctcaagaaaggtatggaacacttacctagaaagagaatgaagttaccttttgattctataatTAGAACAAAttgtgatgttgatgcttcgtctcttgatgtcacttgatacacactttctgcgcctagctgaaaggcgttaaagaaaagcgcttatgggagacaacccataattttacttctgcacttttgttttatatttgagtcttggaagttgttactactatagcaacctctccttatctttattttattgcattgttgtgccaagtaaagtctctgatagtaaggttcatactagatttggattactgcgcagaaacagatttcttgctgccaCGAATTTGAGTATtaatctctgtaggtaactcagaaaaatctgcaaatttacgtgagtaatcctcagatatgtacgcaactttcattaaatttgagcattttcatttgagcaagtctagtgcccctgaaaaattcgtctttacggactgttctgttt
Coding sequences within it:
- the LOC127342632 gene encoding uncharacterized protein, producing the protein MTTTATRRWWKRRDGSDDADDLVPMDTQEQEELVRSLEQKQAHHSRRWRRVFAGFLLGYAAFLVYSSFHHAWSPWELRYHAYFMEDLPSPMVIFSDWIAALGCLLAVKGLLQESNSSKRWMWYSLYVGMAVSIFWTYYLLKLPRIRWDVVWLPLGPLIASVLSLYVDHTLVKSMQDISTLRSYMYNFKSL